Proteins from one Candida orthopsilosis Co 90-125, chromosome 2 draft sequence genomic window:
- a CDS encoding Dcp1 protein (S. cerevisiae homolog DCP1 has mRNA binding, enzyme activator activity, m7G(5')pppN diphosphatase activity, has role in decapping of nuclear-transcribed and localizes to cytoplasmic mRNA processing body) has translation MQKTSQNAAVFQIKQSFCLDEIFTSDKRPTTMAAADTTISQEQITRDDALKLYTSALNFNVISRYDPAIKQLVCHTSHCVLYKFNEESEEWVKTDYQGALALYERSTSAGSGQEPSPDSHLQQPFKFGIIILNRSSPECFSLGILPESGMEVELNDNLIIIRSLSGEIYGLWLFSGEERESLYKTIQYLV, from the coding sequence ATGCAGAAAACCTCACAGAACGCCGcagttttccaaattaaGCAAAGTTTCTGTCTTGACGAAATTTTCACTTCCGATAAACGCCCCACAACAATGGCTGCAGCTGATACCACAATAAGTCAAGAACAAATAACAAGGGACGATGCACTCAAGTTATATACAAGTGCgctcaatttcaatgtgATTAGTCGCTACGATCCTGCAATTAAACAATTAGTTTGTCACACTTCACATTGCGTCCTTTACAAGTTCAATGAAGAGTCCGAAGAGTGGGTCAAGACGGATTATCAAGGTGCTTTAGCCTTATATGAGAGAAGTACTAGTGCCGGTTCTGGGCAAGAACCATCCCCTGATTCTCATCTACAGCAACCGTTCAAGTTTGGTATTATAATATTAAATCGTTCCAGCCCTGAATGCTTCTCATTGGGTATTCTACCCGAATCTGGAATGGAAGTTGAGCTCAACGATAATTTAATTATCATTAGAAGTCTATCTGGAGAAATCTATGGCTTGTGGCTATTCAGTGGGGAAGAAAGGGAATCATTGTATAAGACGATACAGTATTTAGTTTGA
- a CDS encoding Trp99 thioredoxin peroxidase/alkyl hydroperoxide reductase, with the protein MQHLLRPVFRQSSIYFKQSYRFYAAVGDAIPTTKVFEGSPGNDVNLAKETEKGKSLLVGVPGAFSPGCSQKHVPGYIKSAGEFKNKGIDNIYVLAVNDPFVTKAWGEGLLDDGAQIRFLADSTGEFTRELGLLFDASKVFGNERSKRYALLIEDGKIKQTFIEPDNTSVDVSDATKVLSSF; encoded by the coding sequence ATGCAACATCTCCTTAGACCCGTATTTAGGCAATCTTCAATCTATTTCAAACAGTCGTATAGATTTTACGCTGCTGTTGGTGATGCAATTCCTACAACCAAAGTTTTTGAAGGCTCACCCGGAAATGACGtcaatttggcaaaagAAACTGAGAAGGGAAAGTCTCTACTCGTGGGGGTGCCAGGAGCTTTTAGCCCAGGATGTTCACAGAAGCACGTACCCGGCTACATTAAAAGTGCTGGtgaattcaaaaacaaaggCATTGATAACATCTATGTCCTAGCCGTTAACGATCCTTTCGTTACTAAAGCATGGGGAGAGGGTTTGTTGGATGATGGAGCTCAGATTCGTTTCTTGGCTGACAGCACCGGAGAATTTACAAGAGAGCTCGGTTTGTTATTTGATGCCAGCAAAGTCTTTGGAAACGAGAGGTCAAAGAGATACGCCTTATTAATTGAAGATGgtaaaatcaaacaaactTTCATTGAACCCGACAACACTTCAGTTGATGTGTCGGATGCCACCAAGGTTTTATCAAGTTTTTAG
- a CDS encoding serine/threonine kinase, giving the protein MSIIPYNPNNDILYHNPDDGVLILHDTEENSIQLLSNLKQETSEPRFNTRSSSNGFDTKRFHSFADNSDIRKCPSCGFTWNEFETRNSTRRSSVGAQAISGATKLNDFIRTYSKPFMRGDYFKLLAQIPYSEEEKQKTSTKGIPSGIFNQGYFERFFRKVGQNPLGSGARAQVYKVEHVFNDIALGTYAVKRISIGDKFEHLEQVLNEVLILYELSAKSAGENNLIRYNHVWLELGELEDSSSFFLQTDYFNTNGLKKVPYMFILQQYCDGGHLEGIIEKNFPVEENMSYSEKVKLEKKRRKLQRLGIVEDEKRNWLTNFEIWKFFHDITNGVNYLHKNGILHRDLKPSNCLADEKYVTAEVPELFDTIDQFEEKVFELPKILVSDFGEGKFTEKHKNTGLKKASKREGNTGTLEFTAPELWLCSNDSRLINEFSYESDIYSLGLILCYLCLGTLPFADSIRGEVDPEVSREQIQNWYKTLSYESFGSWFEETLNKRKRVLNDCMSDFKWLIYEMIKGSPEVTANGDENARLNSREVLVFLHEMKWRRLIKSTEFPGNWDSKHKASSSDIEELSLYPPRQLECQPKNEDPFDEEEEDLKYEKENETDHLNLTEEEFEPQPVPLLDFTPKSTRSDFVIGHRTTLPLYSLELLLLEYLSLYSPHFSQVILKIAIYVTVTLDLIFEKYNAIRSSLFALTFISLCIVLAYTIGGSTDHE; this is encoded by the coding sequence ATGTCAATCATTCCGTACAATCCGAATAATGATATTTTGTACCACAACCCTGATGATGGTGTACTTATCCTTCACGATACTGAAGAAAATTCCATTCAATTGCTTTCCAATCTAAAACAAGAAACGAGTGAACCTCGGTTTAACACAAGGTCATCATCTAATGGGTTTGACACCAAACGTTTTCATTCCTTTGCTGATAACTCAGATATTAGGAAATGTCCTAGTTGCGGGTTCACTTGGAACGAATTCGAGACCAGGAACTCAACACGGAGGAGTTCAGTTGGAGCTCAGGCTATCTCAGGCGCAACCAAACTAAATGATTTTATAAGAACCTACTCCAAACCTTTCATGCGTGGAGActatttcaaattattaGCTCAGATTCCATATTCTGAAGAGGAAAAGCAAAAGACAAGCACCAAAGGCATTCCTTCAGGAATATTCAATCAAGgttattttgaaagatttttTAGAAAAGTAGGTCAAAATCCGTTGGGATCCGGAGCACGTGCTCAAGTCTACAAGGTCGAACATGTATTCAACGATATCGCTTTGGGGACCTACGCCGTGAAAAGAATAAGTATCGGAGACAAGTTTGAACATTTAGAGCAAGTGTTGAATGAGGTGTTGATTCTATATGAGTTATCTGCAAAGAGTGCCGGAGAAAACAACTTAATTCGTTATAATCATGTGTGGTTGGAATTGGGCGAATTGGAAGATCTGAGCTCATTTTTTCTACAAACTGACTACTTCAACACAAATGGTCTTAAAAAAGTGCCTTACATGTTTATATTACAACAATACTGCGATGGCGGGCATCTTGAAGGCATCATCGAGAAGAATTTTCCTGTAGAGGAGAATATGAGCTATTCTGAAAAGGTGAAGTTGGAGAAAAAACGAAGAAAGTTGCAAAGGTTGGGCATTGTAGAAGATGAGAAACGGAATTGGCTAACGAATTTCGAAATCTGGAAATTTTTTCACGATATTACAAACGGAGTGAACTACTTACACAAGAATGGTATCCTACATCGTGACTTAAAACCATCTAACTGCTTGGCCGATGAAAAATATGTTACTGCTGAAGTACCGGAATTATTTGACACAATTGATCAGTTTGAAGAGAAGGTGTTTGAATTGCCAAAAATTCTCGTATCAGATTTTGGGGAAGGCAAATTTACAGAAAAGCACAAGAACACAGGATTGAAAAAGGCAAGTAAGAGAGAAGGTAATACTGGTACATTGGAGTTCACAGCCCCGGAGTTGTGGTTGTGTTCAAATGATAGCCGGctcatcaatgaattttcATACGAAAGTGATATATATTCGTTAGGGTTGATACTTTGTTACTTGTGCCTCGGCACCTTACCATTTGCAGACTCAATAAGAGGTGAGGTGGACCCAGAAGTTTCCAGAGAAcagattcaaaattggtatAAAACTCTCTCTTATGAATCATTCGGATCATGGTTCGAAGAAACCTTGAATAAGAGAAAAAGGGTCTTGAACGACTGTATGTCCGATTTCAAGTGGCTAATTTATGAAATGATCAAGGGTAGCCCGGAAGTCACCGCAAATGGTGACGAGAATGCAAGATTGAACTCAAGAGAAGTTCTTGTGTTTCTACATGAAATGAAATGGAGAAGATTAATCAAGTCAACAGAATTTCCGGGAAATTGGGACAGCAAACATAAAGCTCTGCTGTCAGATATAGAGGAGCTTAGTTTGTATCCGCCAAGGCAATTAGAGTGTCAGCCAAAAAACGAAGATCCATTTGAtgaggaggaagaggaTTTAAAATACGAAAAAGAGAACGAAACTGATCACTTGAATTTgacagaagaagaattcGAACCTCAACCTGTTCCATTGCTCGACTTTACACCCAAGCTGACGAGGAGTGATTTTGTGATAGGTCATCGCACTACGTTGCCACTTTACAGTCTTGAGCTTTTATTATTGGAATACTTGTCACTATATTCGCCCCACTTTTCTCAAgttattttgaaaattgcaatATATGTCACAGTAACATTGGATCTAATCTTCGAAAAATACAACGCCATCAGATCCAGCTTGTTTGCATTAACTTTTATTTCCCTATGTATAGTTTTAGCATACACTATAGGAGGCAGCACTGACCATGAATAG
- a CDS encoding non-canonical poly(A) polymerase, with translation MGTKRQRDRSDRKGSQKKYKKLNGGIATASNLKRENNFGKLSHSDEESDSDYVFDYNSRGQSPEKELILVDSDIENESDGNDRDDDMSKTGENKDASQEGNELTTNQDFIQFGFSSSDNDDDSDSDNDNDYKTGSTNEPSTEPNSLYPWIKDHDHSTQKEIADWLTMEMKDFVSYISPSRAEIVTRNNVINTLKREVSSFWPGTEAHVFGSCATDLYLPGSDIDMVVISSTGDYENRSRLYQLSSFLRAKNLAKNVEVIASAKVPIIKFVDPESNLPIDISFERTNGLDAARRIRRWLLATPGLRELVLVVKQFLRSRKLNNVHVGGLGGYATIIMCYHFMQLHPKISTNTMNAPDNLGVLLIEFFELYGRNFSYDNLIISIDSETQLPRYLHKGRHPSLNTARNTFSIVIQDPADPSNNITRSSYNLRDLKKAFGGAYQLLVAKCYELNAAPYKERLGQSILGDIIKFKGKERNFVDERHLVQNDALIHHEKELVSLDGAENDGLEGNDKYYFSDMTVESEEEYTPLPKKPTTTQKQTPITNKAKDTKKLVESYLSLESLPEAHEEGLDKVSLVDSKKQNLPKKPSVDKDFKRDYWRSKGLDM, from the coding sequence ATGGGTACCAAGCGTCAAAGAGACAGGAGTGACCGCAAAGGTTCTCAAAAAAAGTACAAGAAGTTGAATGGTGGTATAGCCACTGCAAGCAATCTCAAACGCGAAAACAACTTTGGCAAGCTTTCTCATCTGGATGAAGAATCTGATTCAGACTACGTTTTTGATTACAACAGCAGAGGTCAGTCTCCTGAGAAGGAGCTAATTCTAGTTGATAGCGACATTGAGAATGAGAGCGACGGCAATGATAGAGATGATGACATGAGTAAGACAGGAGAAAACAAAGACGCAAGCCAAGAAGGAAATGAATTGACAACTAATCAGGATTTTATACAATTTGGCTTTCTGTCCTCAGACAATGACGATGACAGCGACAGTGACAACGACAACGACTATAAGACAGGGAGTACTAATGAGCCTTCAACGGAGCCAAACTCTTTGTATCCATGGATAAAGGATCACGACCATTCAACACAGAAAGAAATAGCCGATTGGCTTACAATGGAAATGAAGGACTTTGTCAGCTACATTTCTCCCTCTAGAGCCGAAATAGTTACCCGAAATAATGTTATAAACACATTGAAGAGAGAAGtatcttctttttggcCAGGAACCGAAGCTCATGTGTTTGGATCCTGTGCAACAGACTTGTATCTTCCGGGTTCGGATATCGATATGGTAGTGATATCTAGCACTGGGGATTATGAGAACAGGTCTAGACTATACCAACTATCATCCTTTCTCAGAGCTAAGAATTTGGCTAAAAATGTGGAGGTCATAGCTAGTGCAAAGGTTCCAATaattaaatttgttgaccCTGAATCCAATTTACCTATAGATATATCATTCGAACGTACGAACGGTTTAGACGCTGCCAGGCGAATAAGGAGGTGGCTACTTGCCACTCCAGGGTTGCGTGAGTTAGTATTGGTAGTAAAACAGTTTTTAAGGTCTAGGAAACTAAACAATGTCCATGTTGGTGGTCTTGGGGGGTATGCCACAATCATTATGTGCTACCATTTCATGCAATTACATCCAAAGATTTCCACTAATACTATGAATGCACCTGATAACCTAGGAGTTTTActcattgaattttttgaacTATACGGGCGTAATTTTTCATATGATAATCTTATTATATCAATTGATCTGGAGACGCAGTTGCCACGCTATTTGCATAAGGGAAGACACCCTAGTCTAAATACAGCAAGAAATACATTTTCCATTGTGATACAAGATCCAGCTGATCCAAGTAATAATATAACTCGGTCATCCTACAATCTTAGAGACTTGAAGAAAGCTTTTGGTGGTGCATATCAACTCCTTGTTGCCAAATGTTATGAACTAAATGCCGCTCCGTATAAAGAGAGATTGGGACAACTGATTCTTGGTGACATTATAAAATTCAAGGGAAAAGAGagaaattttgttgacGAGAGACATTTGGTGCAAAATGATGCTCTTATCCATCATGAGAAGGAACTAGTTTCACTAGATGGTGCAGAAAATGATGGGTTAGAGGGGAACGACAAATATTACTTTTCAGACATGACAGTggaaagtgaagaagagTACACCCCTTTGCCTAAGAAGCCGACCACTACTCAAAAACAAACGCCAATTACGAACAAGGCCAAGGATACGAAGAAACTAGTGGAGTCGTATTTAAGCTTGGAATCTTTGCCAGAAGCTCACGAAGAAGGTTTAGATAAAGTCTCGTTAGTCGACTCAAAAAAACAGAATCTACCGAAAAAACCGAGTGTTGAtaaagatttcaaaaggGATTACTGGAGGCTGAAGGGTCTAGATATGTGA
- a CDS encoding Prd1 proteinase, producing the protein MYIAFIIGLIAYIIYNIVITMSTDFDKIVNGQHYPQWNQTPQEVLQLASELAVKEKGLFDSIASVEDPTIENVLNPFIKFHNEAEFPTNQVSFYQHVSADKALRDASTEAEQILDQSSIEQWSRADVYSVLRSLKEKNLELDPESERFLNKTVLEFERNGLALPEQQREKVKKLQVELSDLKVQFAKNLGEDKGCIYFTKEELEGVPDVILKQYEEVERDGQTKLKVTFKYPDIIPLFQHASNGKTRRAANVEFGNRCSENEALLTRIIKLRFQIAKELGYDSFADYALEVKLAKTKDTVLNFLNDLRTKLTPVGESELKLLTELKKNDLKSRGLPSEEGFYSWDFAYYNERLLEEKYQVDSLKISEYFPLQGTIKKMLGFYETIMDVKFVKLDPKPTEVWHEDVEMYAVFKNIKFGTLEYVGVIYFDLHPREGKYGHAANFGIGPGYLRFNGTRKNPETVLVCNFTKPTKTRPSLLKHNEVVTFFHELGHGIHNMLSQTKYAKFHGTHVERDFVEAPSQMLEYWVWSKNELKQLSAHYETGEPISDDLIDQLIKTKHVNTGLLNLRQLFFGLFDMSVHTIESEEQIERLDLFATWNTLRREITLLPDGNNPTKGYCSFGHIAGGYESGYYGYLYSQVFAADIYYSLFKEDPMNTENGIRYRDIILKRGGSREIMDNLEEVLGRKPNSEAFLAEIFGKKSHL; encoded by the coding sequence ATGTACATAGCCTTTATAATTGGTCTCATTGCATACATAATTTACAATATTGTCATAACAATGTCAACTGATTTCGATAAAATAGTTAACGGGCAACACTATCCTCAATGGAACCAAACCCCGCAAGAAGTCCTCCAACTTGCCAGTGAGCTAGCagtgaaagaaaaaggttTATTTGACAGCATAGCATCAGTTGAAGATCCAACTATTGAGAACGTATTGAACCCATTTATTAAGTTCCATAATGAAGCTGAATTCCCAACGAATCAAGTTCTGTTTTACCAGCACGTATCTGCCGATAAGGCCTTACGTGATGCATCAACTGAAGCAGAACAAATTCTTGATCAGAGTTCCATAGAACAATGGTCTAGAGCTGACGTTTACTCGGTGCTCAGGTCtttgaaggagaaaaatCTTGAATTAGATCCCGAAAGTGAAAgatttttgaacaaaacGGTCTTGGAGTTTGAACGTAATGGATTGGCACTCCCAGAACAGCAAAGGGAAAAGGTTAAAAAGTTGCAGGTCGAGTTAAGCGACTTGAAGGTTCAATTTGCCAAAAATTTGGGGGAGGACAAAGGCTGTATTTACTTTACCAAAGAGGAGTTGGAAGGTGTTCCTGATGTGATATTAAAGCAGtatgaagaagttgaacGTGATGGACAAACAAAACTCAAGGTGACATTCAAGTATCCTGATATTATTCCGTTGTTTCAACATGCATCAAATGGAAAGACTCGAAGGGCCGCGAATGTTGAGTTTGGGAATAGATGTTCAGAGAATGAAGCTCTTTTGACTAGGATAATTAAGCTTAGATTccaaattgcaaaagagTTGGGATACGACTCATTTGCAGATTATGCTTTGGAAGTAAAATTGGCAAAGACCAAAGACACAGTTTTAAACTTCTTGAACGACTTGAGAACCAAATTGACCCCCGTTGGAGAatctgaattgaaattgttgacagAGTTAAAGAAGAATGACTTGAAATCTCGTGGCTTGCCATCTGAAGAGGGATTCTATTCTTGGGATTTTGCTTATTATAATGAAAGGTTGTTGGAAGAAAAGTATCAAGTCGATAGCTTGAAAATATCGGAATATTTTCCGTTACAGGGTACCATCAAGAAGATGTTGGGATTCTATGAGACAATCATGGATGTAAAGTTTGTCAAACTTGATCCCAAACCAACCGAAGTCTGGCATGAGGACGTTGAAATGTATGCTGTGTTcaagaatatcaaattcGGAACTTTGGAGTACGTGGGTGTTATATACTTTGATTTACATCCAAGAGAAGGAAAATATGGCCATGCTGCTAACTTTGGAATAGGCCCAGGTTACTTGCGATTTAACGGTACCCGTAAAAACCCTGAAACAGTTTTGGTCTGTAACTTTACAAAACCAACCAAGACAAGACCCTCGTTGTTAAAGCATAACGAAGTGGTCACCTTCTTCCATGAGTTGGGCCACGGCATTCACAATATGTTGTCACAAACAAAGTACGCAAAGTTCCATGGAACACATGTGGAGCgtgattttgttgaggCACCCTCTCAAATGTTGGAATACTGGGTATGGTCCAAGAACGAGCTTAAACAGCTATCAGCTCATTACGAAACAGGCGAGCCAATAagtgatgatttgattgatcaGTTAATCAAAACTAAACACGTTAACACCGGGTTGTTAAATTTGCGCCAATTATTCTTTGGATTGTTTGATATGTCTGTTCATACTATAGAAAGTGAAGAGCAGATTGAAAGGTTGGATTTATTTGCAACTTGGAACACTTTGAGAAGGGAAATTACCTTGCTTCCAGACGGAAACAACCCAACAAAAGGATACTGCTCATTTGGTCACATTGCTGGAGGGTACGAGAGTGGATATTACGGCTATTTGTACTCGCAAGTGTTTGCTGCAGATATTTACTACAGCCTTTTCAAAGAGGATCCAATGAATACAGAAAATGGTATTAGATATAGGGACATAATTTTAAAGAGGGGGGGTTCCAGAGAAATAATGGACAACTTGGAAGAAGTCTTGGGAAGAAAACCCAATTCTGAAGCATTTTTGGCTGAAATTTTTGGTAAAAAGTCTCATTTATAG
- a CDS encoding Grs1 tRNA-Gly synthetase: MSCNSHQKVFIHTNMSKKKSERNPTTLVSHINSTKIKIRALRFFRNISRVSRMAGAKETNVPFSRESLEQLLKRRFFYAPSFEIYGGVAGLFDFGPPGCAFQNNIIDAWRKHFILEEDMLEVEATMLTPYEVFKTSGHVDRFSDWMCKDLKSGEIFRADHLVEEVLESRLKGDKLARGENIKDEEDDENKKKRKKKVKEIKHVKLDDKVVEEYENVLAQIDGYSGPELGELITKFEITNPGTGGRLEPPVEFNLMFDTAIGPSGNLKAYLRPETAQGQFLNFSKLLEFNNDKMPFASASIGKSFRNEIAPRAGLLRVREFLMAEIEHFVDPEDKSHAKFDTVKDLKLKFLPKGVQESGSSELIEKTIGEAVSSGMVDNETLGYFIARIYLFLTKIGTDPSRLRFRQHMSNEMAHYASDCWDAELETSYGWIECVGCADRSAYDLSVHSARTGEKLVVRQPLAEPRVVEKFEIEIAKKKFGPKFRKDAGVVEKWLVSRTQCELEDLGEELKKNGKISVQIKGIEGNVELDSELISIDKVTRTEHIREYIPNVIEPSFGIGRILYSIFEHQFWARGDDAERGVLSLPPIVAPTKVLLVPLSNSAELQPIVKSVSNVLRKEKIPFKVDDSSASIGKRYARNDELGTPFGITIDFESVKDESVTLRERDSTKQVRGSIKDVIDAIKEITYSEVSWDEGTSKLEAFES; encoded by the coding sequence ATGTCGTGCAATCTGCACCAAAAAGTCTTCATACATACAAATAtgctgaaaaaaaaaagtgaaaGAAATCCGACCACACTTGTTAGTCATATTAACCTGACAAAGATCAAAATTAGAGCCTTAAGATTTTTTAGAAATATATCAAGAGTGTCGAGAATGGCAGGtgcaaaagaaacaaatgtCCCCTTTTCAAGAGAATCCTTggaacaattgttgaaaagaagattcTTTTACGCAccttcatttgaaatttacgGAGGTGTTGCAGGATTGTTCGATTTCGGTCCACCAGGATGTGCGTTCCAAAATAATATCATCGATGCTTGGAGAAAGCACTTCATTTTAGAGGAAGATATGTTGGAAGTGGAAGCAACCATGTTGACTCCGTATGAAGTTTTCAAGACCTCCGGTCATGTGGATAGATTTTCCGATTGGATGTGtaaggatttgaaaagcGGTGAAATTTTTAGAGCAGACCACTTAGTTGAAGAGGTATTAGAGTCTAGATTGAAAGGAGACAAATTGGCAAGAGGTGAAAACATCAAGGATGAGGAGGACGacgaaaacaaaaagaagagaaagaagaaggtcAAGGAAATTAAACACgtgaaattggatgataAAGTTGTCGAAGAATATGAGAATGTTCTTGCTCAAATTGATGGGTACTCTGGTCCAGAGTTAGGGGAATTGATtacaaagtttgaaatcacCAACCCTGGAACTGGAGGTAGATTGGAACCTCCAGTAGAGTTTAACTTGATGTTTGATACTGCAATTGGGCCATCTGGGAATTTGAAAGCGTATTTGAGACCAGAGACTGCACAAGGTcagtttttgaatttcagcaaattgttggaatttAACAACGACAAGATGCCTTTTGCATCAGcttcaattggaaaatcCTTCCGTAATGAAATTGCGCCAAGAGCTGGGTTGTTAAGAGTCCGTGAGTTTTTGATGGCTGAGATTGAGCACTTTGTTGATCCAGAAGACAAATCACACGCCAAGTTTGACACAGTAAAAgacttgaaattgaaatttttacCCAAGGGTGTTCAAGAATCCGGTTCAAGTGAGCTCATAGAAAAAACTATCGGAGAAGCAGTCAGCTCTGGTATGGTTGACAACGAAACTTTAGGTTACTTTATTGCCAGaatttatttgtttttgacCAAGATCGGTACAGACCCTTCTAGATTGAGATTTAGACAACACATGTCAAACGAAATGGCTCATTATGCCTCTGACTGTTGGGATGCTGAGTTGGAAACCTCCTATGGATGGATTGAGTGTGTCGGTTGTGCTGATAGATCAGCATACGATTTGTCTGTGCACTCAGCAAGAACAGGCGAAAAGCTTGTTGTGAGACAACCATTGGCTGAACCTcgtgttgttgaaaagtttgaaatcgaaattgcaaagaaaaagtttgGACCAAAGTTCAGGAAAGATGCAGGTGTCGTTGAAAAGTGGCTTGTATCAAGAACCCAATGTGAGTTGGAGGACTTGGGTGAAGAGTTAAAAAAGAATGGTAAGATTTCTGTTCAAATCAAAGGTATTGAGGGTAACGTTGAGTTGGATTCTGAGCTTATCAGCATCGATAAGGTGACAAGAACTGAACACATAAGGGAGTATATTCCAAATGTCATCGAACCTTCATTCGGTATTGGTCGTATACTTTACTCCATTTTTGagcatcaattttgggCAAGAGGTGACGATGCTGAAAGAGGTGTTTTGTCTCTTCCACCAATTGTTGCGCCAACTAAGGTGTTGTTAGTGCCATTGTCCAACAGTGCAGAACTTCAACCAATTGTAAAAAGTGTGTCAAATGTATTGAGGAAGGAAAAAATTCCATTCAAGGTTGATGACTCTTCTGCCTCTATTGGTAAGAGATATGCTAGAAACGATGAGTTGGGCACTCCTTTTGGTATCACCATTGACTTTGAATCAGTAAAGGACGAATCAGTCACTTTGAGAGAAAGAGACTCAACGAAACAAGTCAGAGGTTCGATTAAGGATGTAATCGATGCCATCAAGGAAATCACCTACTCTGAAGTCTCATGGGATGAAGGAACTTCTAAACTTGAAGCTTTTGAATCATGA
- a CDS encoding Mhr1 protein (S. cerevisiae homolog MHR1 has role in mitochondrial genome maintenance, DNA recombination, positive regulation of mitochondrial DNA replication, regulation of transcription, DNA-dependent, cellular response to oxidative stress): protein MPMRLRAEKRMRKLLLEQLKERQQHGARIAQGHKSKDDLIKLNLGPQVFVFKNLFSGQILYSQVPAYHQDQIDAQFLNPNWQNRKPSRRQDLWKIMCVANFDNYEYATAAYQALLDLRKARDISQKKKSNELRKKNDDGNVWFSGQYRPTYSQEAVADLAHVIDEFELEKTRLFWENEWRRGEDKHWRADLVEHDKLPVFNLKHQTVLLDVMRAKAVEAFAQERAKPESQENQHGPDAVFA, encoded by the coding sequence ATGCCTATGCGCTTGAGAGCTGAAAAGCGTATGAGAAAGTTGCTTCTCGAGCAGCTTAAGGAGCGTCAGCAACATGGTGCCAGGATTGCTCAGGGTCATAAATCTAAAGACGATTTAATAAAGTTAAATTTGGGACCTCAAGTGTTTGTCTTTAAAAATTTATTCAGTGGTCAAATATTGTATTCGCAAGTGCCTGCTTATCATCAGGACCAGATTGATGCACAGTTTCTCAATCCGAATTGGCAAAATAGAAAGCCTTCTAGAAGACAGGATTTATGGAAGATTATGTGTGTTGCCAACTTTGACAATTACGAATATGCAACCGCAGCTTACCAAGCTTTACTAGATCTTAGAAAAGCTAGAGATATAtctcaaaagaaaaaatcaAACGAATTAAGGAAGAAGAACGATGACGGCAATGTGTGGTTTTCAGGACAATACAGACCAACATATTCACAAGAGGCAGTAGCTGATTTGGCTCatgttattgatgaatttgaattggaaaaaacAAGATTGTTTTGGGAAAATGAGTGGAGAAGAGGGGAAGATAAACATTGGAGAGCAGACTTGGTTGAACATGATAAATTACCTGTATTTAACCTCAAACATCAGACTGTATTGTTGGACGTCATGAGAGCAAAGGCAGTTGAAGCTTTCGCCCAGGAAAGGGCGAAACCAGAAAGTCAAGAAAATCAACACGGCCCAGATGCAGTATTTGCTTAA